Proteins encoded together in one Anopheles darlingi chromosome 3, idAnoDarlMG_H_01, whole genome shotgun sequence window:
- the LOC125956351 gene encoding protein tfg-1-like isoform X2 → MMFIKDVVLLSAFTILSGLISAQERWSWPNGEVNGASAIKSDSNTNRFQVRSDVLAFQGSSLSTSERKRNTPGLRQGRYEVKEGVTRRPNAKPENDEFSGEFGEGNQQNDFGFNQKFGGGGPINGQYVPNHFNSIHGIGGIPVPFNGGPGIGSGHYPTQHFNAGGVGLGYGNGGNGILVGPGGPTGIIGRPYNRFLYGGGYFPGSVGLPGGFGYPPYGSPVGAPFPPGFYQQPFDGPRPSFYGPNQFGHQFDQTREAKKRVEKKSV, encoded by the exons ATGATGTTTATAAAAG ATGTTGTTCTATTATCGGCGTTTACGATTCTCTCTGGTTTGATAAGTGCACAGGAACGGTGGTCTTGGCCAAATGGCGAAGTAAATGGGGCTAGTGCTATAAAAAGTGATAGCAACACTAACCGTTTTCAAGTAAGGAGTGATGTATTGGCTTTTCAGGGTAGTTCATTAAGCACAtcggaaagaaaacgaaacacaccTGGTCTTCG TCAAGGACGTTACGAAGTAAAAGAGGGTGTGACGAGGCGCCCAAATGCTAAACCCGAAAATGACGAATTTTCCGGCGAGTTTGGAGAAGGCAACCAGCAAAATGATTTTGG attcaATCAAAAGTTTGGAGGCGGAGGTCCTATTAACGGGCAATATGTGCCAAACCATTTCAACTCAATCCATGGCATTGGAGGAATCCCTGTGCCATTTAACGGTGGTCCTGGAATAGGGTCTGGACATTATCCTACACAGCACTTCAATGCCGGAGGTGTAGGATTAGGCTATGGTAATGGTGGTAATGGTATCCTAGTGGGGCCAGGTGGTCCAACTGGAATTATAGGCCGGCCATACAATCGCTTCCTATACGGCGGAGGATATTTTCCCGGAAGTGTAGGACTACCAGGAGGATTTGGATATCCACCTTACGGTAGTCCTGTAGGGGCACCTTTTCCCCCAGGTTTCTATCAGCAACCATTCGATGGACCAAGACCCAGTTTTTACGGACCAAATCAGTTTGGGCA
- the LOC125956351 gene encoding protein tfg-1-like isoform X1 — MMFIKADVVLLSAFTILSGLISAQERWSWPNGEVNGASAIKSDSNTNRFQVRSDVLAFQGSSLSTSERKRNTPGLRQGRYEVKEGVTRRPNAKPENDEFSGEFGEGNQQNDFGFNQKFGGGGPINGQYVPNHFNSIHGIGGIPVPFNGGPGIGSGHYPTQHFNAGGVGLGYGNGGNGILVGPGGPTGIIGRPYNRFLYGGGYFPGSVGLPGGFGYPPYGSPVGAPFPPGFYQQPFDGPRPSFYGPNQFGHQFDQTREAKKRVEKKSV; from the exons ATGATGTTTATAAAAG CAGATGTTGTTCTATTATCGGCGTTTACGATTCTCTCTGGTTTGATAAGTGCACAGGAACGGTGGTCTTGGCCAAATGGCGAAGTAAATGGGGCTAGTGCTATAAAAAGTGATAGCAACACTAACCGTTTTCAAGTAAGGAGTGATGTATTGGCTTTTCAGGGTAGTTCATTAAGCACAtcggaaagaaaacgaaacacaccTGGTCTTCG TCAAGGACGTTACGAAGTAAAAGAGGGTGTGACGAGGCGCCCAAATGCTAAACCCGAAAATGACGAATTTTCCGGCGAGTTTGGAGAAGGCAACCAGCAAAATGATTTTGG attcaATCAAAAGTTTGGAGGCGGAGGTCCTATTAACGGGCAATATGTGCCAAACCATTTCAACTCAATCCATGGCATTGGAGGAATCCCTGTGCCATTTAACGGTGGTCCTGGAATAGGGTCTGGACATTATCCTACACAGCACTTCAATGCCGGAGGTGTAGGATTAGGCTATGGTAATGGTGGTAATGGTATCCTAGTGGGGCCAGGTGGTCCAACTGGAATTATAGGCCGGCCATACAATCGCTTCCTATACGGCGGAGGATATTTTCCCGGAAGTGTAGGACTACCAGGAGGATTTGGATATCCACCTTACGGTAGTCCTGTAGGGGCACCTTTTCCCCCAGGTTTCTATCAGCAACCATTCGATGGACCAAGACCCAGTTTTTACGGACCAAATCAGTTTGGGCA